In Halichondria panicea chromosome 13, odHalPani1.1, whole genome shotgun sequence, one genomic interval encodes:
- the LOC135346093 gene encoding nibrin-like — translation MWYLENERDASFKLSLPVGRELIVGRKDCDVLIPNDKSISRKHALIRVDNRTRSSPLFLTDCESKFGTHLGKRKLSPGEQVQLCGGEEIKFGQGPTSGNLRIVFEPFVLCCSSMPSAEKREVSQLVKELGGRMSGNWTTECSHLVMSSLTVTVKVVCALASCRPIITIAWLRDAVASCRDNKALPKPTKYMPTVVDEEVRKSDTCFSPNFKRRTLFQDRVFYFFNQSQMASLQVCLSAAGAQCKLINKPRSVPVETLVVKESIVVGLKDDLGSSDEIEWAEEVNDFLVSRDMRSIAEPEVGFALLHISIETYCNPKSKEGGSTATISMAPPSLSQMVQTQSIQSQAGPAPSQARPPHSLTPSQIKPTPSQSILAPNTCSSLSTQQSSNSTQTKMADGNQSKTSRISETPPHPKCSNEGQSAAKINNSIPDKSQRSRSDVIPKTMTNQKLTDFIKPTQPVLTRTTQAKNNSKKIRIERKIMYEDTNDDEEVVDNSQSDSQETNSKTNSSKKLPGLSLKRNTPTKKSRIHYQSQEDVLSESVKSNQSAQDLCVLGPSLDSNEKKDPGKSQSSQNVSVLALNSLTPGSTQRKRSDSNALPGASLMNELFQGRGRKKRKVDDVCDESIDESQPKKSRKESLSTAPRDDRDGENIDGKRNSILINDSPPKLKCLDNDEHTNQLEVDKVDSESEVRSKLPSRASNTQLTPRPLATSTQAAGRKTPAKKIIKVSPIASTTSFLSTRKRRKIETESEMSTIPALSFSEAADQNASLFADTQAALTGKDWLTPFTKLATSEKAPAPTSIFTTTGKRSKVNPRTEADALWKEEGVGGEGENPLGTQYEDPSQSKKYKPVLSGDGFILPRAKPTVESSKMGRFARMAKSEYLRSPGSPEGMEVGEGSEETHPPISYHVEVVSLVITAGSGRKKCKGVRSGRNGRLRNFKKFNKVQNAGGDCLPSFPALARYVPPSSSELLDWTVVDEQRNSRDAPNRDSESEEGSQSQNIFTLPKSGRRRIKK, via the exons ATGTGGTATCTGGAAAACGAGAGAGATGCTA GCTTCAAGCTGTCCCTACCAGTAGGACGAGAACTGATTGTCGGAAGAAAAG ATTGTGATGTGCTCATTCCAAATGACAAGTCAATCAGTAGAAAACATGCTCTCATTCGTGTGGACAACCGGACAAGG TCGAGTCCGCTGTTTCTAACAGACTGTGAATCCAAGTTTGGTACCCACCTGGGGAAAAGGAAGCTGTCACCGGGGGAACAGGTGCAGCTGTGCGGGGGAGAGGAGATAAAGTTCGGACAGGGGCCCACCTCTGGAAACCTCAG GATTGTGTTTGAACCGTTTGTGTTGTGCTGTTCCAGCATGCCTTCAGCTGAGAAGAGGGAAGTCAGTCAACTGGTCAAGGAGTTAG GTGGTCGCATGTCTGGAAATTGGACTACCGAGTGCAGCCATCTCGTCATGTCTTCCCTAACTGTCACTGTCAAG GTGGTGTGTGCCCTAGCATCGTGCAGGCCCATCATAACTATAGCCTGGTTGAGGGATGCTGTAGCAAGTTGCCGTGATAACAAGGCTCTGCCGAAACCCACCAAGTACATGCCCACTGTGGTGGACGAGGAAGTGAGGAAATCTGACACTTGTTTCAGTCCCAACTTCAAGAGGAGGACATTGTTCCAGGACAGAGTGTTCTATTTCTTCAATCAAAGTCAG atggcCAGTCTTCAGGTGTGTCTAAGTGCAGCAGGTGCTCAGTGTAAGCTCATCAACAAGCCTCGCTCTGTTCCCGTGGAGACACTGGTTGTCAAGGAGTCTATTGTCGTGGGTCTCAAAGACGACTTGGGTAGCTCCGATGAGATAGAGTGGGCGGAGGAAGTTAATGACTTCCTTGTCAG TCGAGATATGAGGAGCATTGCCGAGCCTGAGGTGGGGTTTGCTCTCCTGCACATCTCCATAGAAACCTACTGTAACCCCAAGAGCAAAGAGG GTGGATCGACGGCCACTATTTCCATGGCTCCGCCTTCCCTATCGCAAATGGTCCAAACTCAGAGCATACAGTCACAAGCCGGACCTGCCCCCTCACAGGCCCGCCCACCCCACAGCCTCACACCATCACAAATTaagcccaccccctcacaatCCATCCTTGCTCCAAACACATGCAGTTCGCTGAGCACCCAGCAATCAAGCAATTCAACGCAAACCAAAATGGCCGATGGAAATCAATCAAAAACTAGTAGAATTTCAGAGACGCCACCTCACCCTAAGTGTTCTAACGAAGGTCAAAGTGCagccaaaattaataatagtaTTCCGGACAAATCTCAGAGGTCAAGAAGTGATGTCATCCCTAAAACAATGACCAACCAGAAGTTAACAGATTTCATTAAACCAACGCAACCAGTGTTGACACGAACCACTCAAGCCAAAAATAACTCTAAGAAGATCAGAATAGAACGTAAAATAATGTACGAAGATACAAACGATGATGAAGAAGTTGTTGATAATTCACAATCTGATTCTCAGGAAACTAATTCCAAAACTAATTCTTCAAAAAAACTTCCTGGTCTAAGCCTTAAGAGAAACACACCAACTAAGAAATCCCGTATCCACTATCAGAGTCAAGAAGATGTCCTGTCAGAGTCCGTCAAATCCAACCAATCAGCTCAAGACTTGTGCGTACTCGGCCCAAGCTTAGACTCTAATGAAAAGAAAGACCCGGGCAAAAGCCAGTCATCCCAGAACGTTAGTGTGCTCGCTCTGAACTCTTTGACCCCTGGCTCAACTCAAAGGAAGAGGTCTGATAGTAACGCACTCCCTGGGGCTAGTCTAATGAATGAGCTGTTTCAAGGAAGAGGGAGGAAAAAACGTAAAGTAGACGATGTTTGCGATGAATCGATTGACGAGAGTCAACCAAAAAAGTCACGAAAAGAATCACTAAGCACAGCACCTCGAGACGATCGTGATGGTGAAAATATTGATGGCAAACGAAATTCAATTTTAATCAACGATTCTCCCCCTAAATTGAAGTGTCTAGACAATGATGAACATACAAACCAGTTAGAGGTTGACAAGGTTGACAGCGAATCTGAAGTGCGGAGCAAGCTACCTAGTCGAGCTTCGAACACACAACTCACACCAAGACCACTGGCTACCTCCACACAAGCAGCGGGACGCAAAACACCTGCGAAAAAAATCATCAAAGTCTCTCCAATAGCCAGCACCACTTCTTTCCTTAGTACTCGAAAACGGCGAAAAATTGAAACTGAATCTGAAATGTCGACTATTCCAGCACTGTCTTTTAGTGAAGCTGCCGACCAGAATGCGTCTCTATTTGCTGATACTCAGGCTGCATTGACGGGGAAGGATTGGCTCACACCGTTTACCAAACTGGCGACTTCTGAGAAAGCGCCCGCCCCGACTAGTATCTTCACTACCACGGGcaagaggtcaaaggtcaacccTAGGACGGAAGCTGATGCGCTTTGGAAGGAAGAG GGTGTTGGTGGTGAAGGGGAAAACCCCCTGGGGACTCAGTACGAGGACCCCTCACAAAGCAAGAAGTACAAGCCAGTGCTGTCGGGAGACGGGTTCATTTTGCCCAGGGCCAAACCAACAGTGgag tcttCCAAGATGGGAAGGTTTGCTCGCATGGCTAAGTCAGAATATCTTCGATCTCCCGGGTCCCCCGAGGGCATGGAGGTGGGTGAGGGCAGTGAGGAAACCCACCCTCCCATTTCTTACCATGTGGAGGTTGTGAGCCTTGTGATAACAGCTGGGAGTGGGCGGAAGAAGTGTAAAGGTGTGAGGAGTGGGCGCAATGGCCGACTGAGGAACTTCAAGAAATTTaataag GTACAGAATGCAGGTGGAGATTGCTTACCCTCGTTCCCAGCCTTGGCGAGATATGTTCCCCCCTCCTCCAGTGAACTGCTCGACTGGACAGTCGTCGATGAACAGAgaaat agtCGAGATGCCCCCAACAGAGACAGTGAATCAGAGGAGGGGTCTCAATCTCAAAACATCTTCACTCTACCGAAAAGTGGACGACGAAGAATAAAAAAATGA